A window of Pseudochaenichthys georgianus chromosome 11, fPseGeo1.2, whole genome shotgun sequence genomic DNA:
CATTTATGCTTTAAGACTCCCTTGCTGCATTGCATAGGAAACATTGTGCATGCATTTTAACTTTATGGTTTTTATGATGCCCTCAGGTGCCATACAGGAAGTGGGCTTGGCTGTTTAAAGATGCAACCATACGTTTTGTGCAGATAGTTTGACAAAGCTAATGGTccatattgtatgtgcagcatgtataaagccacacacacacacacacacacacacacacacacacacacacacacacacacacacacacacacacacacacacacacacacacacacacacacacacacacacacacacacacacacacacacacacacacacacacacacaatgcaatCATCGCTCATTGCCAAAGTCATCCTTGTTATATTTTCTCATACAAGTAAACAGAAAAATGTCCCATGACACTTCATGCTCTCTTCCTACCCGATGTCTCTCTTTTGTCCTTTATTCTGTCTTCTCATCTTTATCTCAAACAAAAGCTTGAAAACCCTCTAACTACATAACAAAACCCATCATTGTTTCCATTTAGTTGGTACGGATCCTTCTGATCCCGAGCTCACAATCTCATTTGAAATCTGGAGGTCCCTGTATTCAAAGAATGACCCTCTTTTGTAACAGACTCCCTGATTTGTATACATCAAAACCGCCTTAACCTGAGGCTATGCTTTTTTCAGCCAATATTTGATACCTGCGCTGGTCCATTAACAGGGGAGAAACCTGAGGAGCGTCCATTCTCTTGAAGCCTGGTTTTGGCACAATGTCAGATAACACCATTGTATGGACATCTAATATGTCTATATAGAGACGTTTCTGGGTTAAGGTGTTTTAGGTTAAAGGCAGGCAAGACAAGGACAGTGGAAAAagtcaaatggatccttgtttaACATGTAGTAATACTCAATTTgaagtaacatttaaaaaaaggcagTGATTGATACTGTATATTAttaaatacagatatattttcaATACTGATGCATCAAGGTGCAAGTATCATTTCACTGATGTACTGGCTTCAAATAGACACATTTTATTACCTGAAGACAGTACAGTTAGTTTAGTCCAAAGGGATGGCACCCTTCAAAAGGTCTCAAGGTAAATCTTAGGGGATGTAAGATTATTAACACTTTGGTAAGATATTTCCCTGAAATGTGTTGCGGTTAACATAAAGCCAATACGTGGAAATACTCAAGAAAAGTACCTAAAATTGTACCTACAGTAAGTACAGTACTTTATTTCCTCAACCACTGCACTGGAGATGGTAGTATACACTTTGAGTAGATGATCGTTTAGTTTGCTTGTCAATCTGCACAAACTCTAACTTTGTATTGTGAATCTCTGTGTGTCTTCTATGACATGACGTGTATCATAGTGTGCATCTGCAAACATACTTCACATATGCACGGGCAAGAGAAACAGAGATGTGCAATACTGAGTGTTGGCAATCCATTTCCCCTTTAACGCGCCAACATGATGCCTCTCCGCCCATCTAATGGCAGCAGGCTCACTAACCATATCATGAGTTTATAATAACCACATCACATCCATGGCGAATGAGGTGGAATGAAAATCTAACCTAATTTGGTGAGATACACGACTGTGAGTAGTAGGGTGTCCCGTGAGATGAGGCTCCGAGGGAGGAGGGAGCCGTGTGCTGCACTGGTAGCATGCTCTGTGAGCGTGTAATGGTCTTAATTATCATTTAGCATGCCAGCCTCATTGACGACGGTATCAAAGCCAGTGATAAAATAGTAGAGCAGAGGGTGACAGGGAGAGAGACTTATGAACATAGCAACCCTCAgaggcacaggtgcaaacaacaTAGTACTAAAtatctctcaaacacacacgcaaAACAGTGAACTCTTACATACCCAGAGGTTCAATTGGGAGtgcaacacaaacacatttccATCCAGCTGAGTGACATCTCTCTCTTTAAATTAGTCACGATGAATGATGTGTAACCAGCCACGACTCGTTCTGGCTGGGGAGATAGCTAatttactttgtttaattagtcAAAAGTAGTAGAGCATGCTCTCTCTCCCCAAACATACACTCGGATTGCACAACATCCACCCATCTACCCGTTTCCTCTGCAGAGAAAAAGACCTGTGACAGCCCGGTGTAAGATTTCATGGTCCAGTCTTTGACTCTTATCTGCCAGAGTGATAGAtctctcttcttctctctttctgtctctcacAGACACTCAACACCTGCCACCCTTTGATTTGTGATACCTTCACAGTGTTCAGACTCCAGAAGTGCCTCTCGTCCGCAGTGGACGGCGTGGGGGAGGTCTGCTAGATACTTGCCTGAACGTTTCTGGGAACAGAAGATAAGTTGTGTTCGGGGCCAACAGATTCATCAGTCTCACTACTTTGAGGTACAGTGATGTTTCCTTTCATGTCTTCTTTTAGGTTTCGTTGATATTTTACAGTATCATTCAAATGAGTCAGTTAAATGATTGTTTTTAGAAAGATGTTTGCTTTATCTATATATCTAGAACTTACATCTGAACTACAAGTTGCCATATATTATACAACGATCCTATACTGTATTATAGTACTGTGTTATACTATACTTTACTGTGTTATACTGGCAATACTATACTATACTATCCTGTTATTGATTGTACTATACTATAACATACTACTATACTGGAATGTAACTGTAAAGAATAGTATAGGGTATTGTTGAGCAATAGTTCCTAAATACCTGTATTAATACTATACTGGTATTAATGGACATAATATGCAGCCTATTCTACTTTTATCTTTTTAGAAGTGAATATTATGACATCATATAATTTAGTATAAGCTGCTGAACCACAACAATATGCTTTTCTTTATATACAGTTTACTATATGAtactattctatatttatactgtaAGCAACAATGCATATAGCCTATTTACTGTGGTATAGTATAGCGATGACTTTAGCTTTAGGCCTATTGTATAATGTAATTTGATATAGTCACATTCGGACACGGTAATTATATCCAGGCCTACATATAAGTCAATAAGCCATAAGTTAATCTACGGTATGACAATAACACATACAAACGTTAAAAGTTAATATCAGCAGCCACTTGCTCCATTTTGGTTACCATGGAGAGCTCCATACCCCTAAAGACAATAATAAGTGCGTGCACTCATGCGGAGAATAATAAATAGATTTAGGGCGCACTTGTCCATTTTACTTTACAGACGCGCTATTGATTCATTATTACACCATAGTTAATGCTAGCTGGGACCGCGTATTTATAGTCTGTGGTGGTGTGGGAGTCTCGCTCTCCcagctctcttcctctctccctcttctcGCGTGCGCTAGAGCTCTTAATTGTAAACCAACAACTGCTGTCCCGTAGTCCACCGCTGTTGCCTCATATATGATAGTGAATGCTCTCTGGGATCTGCAAACCGAGCATTGTTCTCTCCATTGCCGGATCCACAGAAGCAGCATGCCCCGGTGCTCTGGATGGGGGGGTCGCTCTCAACTTGCTCTAAGGCCAATGTAGCGTTCCACCGGAAAAGCGAAAACGCGGACGAGATAAAGGGGGCGATCAGAGGCAAACTTGGACAGTAAACACGAAATAATGCCGATGTAAAACAGGCGATTATTGTGAGGAAAAGGACGAATACAGATAGCAAAGAGACGCGTTTTGTTCCTGAATTGGAGATCAATAAAAGGGAGGTATGGACTACAGCCGATGTCTACATAGAGAAACGGGCTGTAATGTGTGATGGCAGGTCGGATTTGCACGTTGTGCCGACTGAAACAGGTGGTTTCTCCTCGATCAAACTTCAGCAGAATCAGACGTGGACAATTAGCGCGCATTTAGGCGCCGAGGGATGAACTGAGATCGCTCTCTCGCTTTGCAGCGGCGCGCCTGATATACAGCTGGTTTATTATGGGGAAACTGCGCTCCTCATTCACTGGCTTTTACTGGATTTAGAGGGTTATCCTAATGCGGCTGCATCGTGGCTGAAGGTCATCCAACACTGATCCGGATAtcattgtgtgtaggtgtttttcaaaaattgtTACCCCAGTTTTCTTGTTAGAAGACTTAACTGTAAAAGATTGAAACTGCTTTTTCCCCCACTGTGTGATGTTCGCCAGGTACAGTAATCAATACACTCCTTTATATTTAATGATGTCATTACTTAGTTACTGTAAAGACCCATGCAGCCTATTCTATCCCATGGACACATTTTTACAAGGACACTGTTTGTCATTGCAAAAGTTATTTTTCAATATAAATTAGATAACACTCTTTTGGAACATATAGCAGATCACCATAATCTCACTGCTGcctacatacacacatattatCAAGATTGTATGATACTGTTTCATTAGATTTCCTCGAACACTGTTTGATTTTAATGTGCCTGTGTCTCTGTATTAGTGTGAGCCCACAGATGGCCGCCCTGTGTAATGGAGCCAAGAAACCTGAGGGCAGTGATCTGGTTGTAGACCCCCGGCCGCCTCCTGCCAAGCTGGCTCGACTGGAACAAAACGGAGCGGGACCCTCGACGCAGGAGAGGAGCTGTCAGGGGAGTCCTGTGGCCAAAAAACCCCTGCCTGTCCCAGAAACCCACCCCATTGAGGCCCCAGAGCAAGAGCTGGCACAGCAAAGGTACATGGAATTAGACTGGGGTTCAGTGCATTATGACTCCTGTGTTATCCGATATGTCTAATAACTGTTTGTCCATTACCTCAGGGAGCCTGCTGCCGGTTTTCTGTGTGGTGGAGCACAGAGAAAAACCCTCTGGAGGTGGAGAGGAAAGAAGAACACGCTGAGTTTGTGTTGGTCAAGAGAGATCTGCTGTTCAACCAGCTGATAGAGAATGGCTCTGCTGACACTGGGGCTACTCGCACAGCTCTGCTGCGCAGGCCAGAGGTACATCACAGACACTTGCAAAGATAATCAATTACATACAAATTGGTTACTCACATTATTCATAATTGTGTTACTGTGTTCAGGTCTGATCCAGGTGGGCAGGTGGAACCCGGTGCCGCTGTCCTGTGTGACAGATGCTCCTGATGCCACCGTGGCTGATATGCTGCAAGATCTTCACCATATTATCACACTTAAAATACAGCTGCACAGGTAGTGGGATCACATCTATTTTAGTTTCTGTCTACAGTTAAGATTTAAACCACATCCTGTCCGTGGATTTACAATAATCAGGCGGTGTGAATGTGACCATTAGTAGCAAGGCTGGTTTCTTTATTTTCCAGCCTTTCACCATAGTGCTTGCTGCAGAAGCCACCAACTTGTATTACTTGTATTAAGAAAGGGAAATGACCAAAGGGCATGGGCAACCAGACCCAGCATGGAATGATACATCTCTTGTTTTATTCAATCTGGATGTCATTAGATTAGATTGAACGGGCGATTTTGCTTGCTTGTTGCAATTATTATGTAGAGTTATAGTGTATCATTTTTAAGCAATCAATGCCCAATTGTTTTAGGCGGTTTAGTTGCACAACTAATAGAAGTTGTGTCAGATCCACCATGAGTGTCAGGACATGTGCTGCACATTTATCATCACAAGACACAATAGATCATTTAATATTTGAAAACCACAGGTGATACCTATAGAATTAACAATGGTAGGCACTAACAGGAAGTCAGACTtcattaactttattatttacaACCCACTTTTTCGACTGTGACATGGCAACATATGTTTCCTGTGTGTTCACATGAGTTTCTTCTATTCATTTGTTTAATAATGTATTTCATACACAGCCCAGACAATAATTGGCACTCTTGAAAACTGTTGTGTTTTGAGACtggatgatgtttcagtttACAAGAAGAAATACTCACCTGTGAACATAGTTGTGGGGCTCTGAAAAAGAGATTTGTTAAATCTGAGGAAACAACCCGAACAACACATCAGGGTCTTATCAACGATGCCATAAAGTTACATTGTGGGACTTATAGATACAGCGTTTTAAGAGCTTTAACCATAGAGGATACTAAAGCCAGTTTGTTGATTTTCACAACTTTATGGAAGTGCAACAAGAAATCACTGGACCTAAGGGAAATATATAAACAATATTCTATTGAAGGGTCAGAACAACTGTGAGAAGTATGTGCATAACAATCTGTGGGGTGATTGTATGgaatggtttggagcaggagtttCAAACAAGCACAAATATAATTCAGTTTAGAAAAAGGGTGTACAGAACACTTTttggaaaactatgagaatgaaGAAGGTGAGTTGAAGATGAAGGGATTATGTAATGTCTGtgataaatgtaaatatgtaagtaggaataacttgcaGAAATATTTAAAGGATAATCATTGATCAGCAGTACGTAAGGGGTGGGAATTGATAAGGCattgcttcctcctgctccctttcggacatatgatttattattatgaatatatttttggaatatataaatattattatgaatattttgttgaatatataaatatgactatttgttgttgaatatataaatattattatgaataattatgaattctgtttttcacatgtgttactttaatctgttcgaaatgAAGATGGAAATGAAATGAAGTGTGTCCTTTTCCCTTACTAGCTGTCCCAAACTGGAGGACTTACCACCCGAGCAGTGGAGTCACTCCACGGTGAGAAACGCTCTGAAGGAGCTCCTGAAGGACATGAACCAGAGCTCCCTGGCCAAGGAGTGCCCCCTGTCCCAGgtaccagacacacacacacacacacacacacacacacacaccacacacacacacacacacacacacacacacacacacacacacacacacacaccacacacatttTTAGCGCATACAAGAAGAAAACATAAGAGACATTGCACTGTAGTTCGAGGTTTGCATGAAATGTCTTTGCCCTTCCATGACCTGCaaatctgtgtctgtgtatgtgttTTATGCCTACTTTGACGCACAAGCACGTGGTCCAATAGTTAGACAGGAAGTCCAGAGATGCAGAGGTAGATAAGGTGTGGGGGGCAGAGCGAGAGAGAAAGCAGATAAGAGAGATGGATATCTCTTAAAAGCCTTCCTGCCTGGGCTGCTGCATATCTCGATTCTCCTCACTGCCTACCTGTCTGCCTgtcactctgtctgtctgtcagcctcACCCCCCTGCCTCACCCCCTGCCTCACCTCTTGCCTCACCTCTTGCCTCACCCCCTGCCTCACTCTATCTGTCCACCACTCACCTTCTTTGGTATTTAGCTTCTGATTCAGCAATAACGCCCACATCTGGTTTTAAAATCCTGATTGTTTAATCAACCAAAAACAGAGACAATTGCAGAAGTAATTTTACGTTAATCATGCAGTATTTGGGAAAGACCTTTTTAATAAGATTTATAATTATCATCTTAGTCCTATCTGGTTATTGAGGGTGTGTATGACatctacattttgaaaaaaagcgAAAAAAATGCTCCCTATATCCTTTTTTCTTCAGATTTCTTCCTTCTCTGCAGATCTAATATAAACCCCCATCTTTTCTCCCCCAtatccctctctttctctctctgtctatCTCTCTTTCCTATCACTCCCTTTATAACCCACCCCCCCCCGCTGTTGTTTGCGAGAGGcagattaaaataaatacaagaaGATGAAAGGTGTAATCAGATGTAAAGATTGCACAGTATGGTCTTAGGGGAAAAtgtgagagtgagtgagagtgagtgagtgagacagacagacagacagacagagagagaggcatAGTCTCTGATGACCTATacagtgttttgtttgattgcacacacacacacacacacacacacacacacacacacacacacacacacaacaacaacacacacacacgctaacaGTCTGACACACTCATCTGTCTTTATTATCCTATTTACCTGGGGGTCTTTTTAATAACACAGATCTGAGTTCATTAATATCAGATGTGTGAACAGCTGAGACACCCAGGCCGCCCATAGCAGGAGCTTGGAAAATGTAATGAATTTCTATTGTCTTTCCCCCTCTGTTTCAGAGTATGATATCATCTATTGTAAATAGCACTTACTATGCAAATGTCTCAGCTGCCAAGTGTCACGAGTTTGGTCGATGGTACAAGCACTTCAAGAAGACCAAATGCTTCAAGGGTGAGGGTCTTCAATCAATTATGCAAACATTAAGTGTGCCTGATAAGTCTCACAGCATGTCCCTAATCCATACCACATACTTATTCTATGTGGTATGTACAGTACTGTATGTAGACATCATGACAGTATACTGTTTTAGAAGTTAGACCAACTATGTTATACTTACAGTAAATCATGAAATATATGCAACATCAGACATCTGGATGTTTCCATGGTGTCTCTCTTGCATTGTGGAAGAGTGGCATGCCTTGAAGACCACAACCACTGATGAGTTTCCCTTTGGTCAGGCTGATGGTGTTAATGTCTCCATCAACCTCTTTTTTCTCATTTACCTTTTTAAAGAGGCATACAAGCTAATTACTGACATATtttgaaacaaaacaaaacaaatggtgTCCACTGGCAGCTCACTCAAAAATCTACCATATTTTGTTTGCATGCTGTCTGTTTTAAGTATACTTCAGTTTAGATACATGTTACCCTAATCCTATCACTCAAACCTGCTAGGGAATTAGTATCTAGTATTTATTTAGGACTCACTGTTTGCATTTGATGTGATAATAATGTAACATCTGTCTTTGCTTTCCTTTTCCTGCACCAGATATTGACAGCTTCTCTGACCAGACTGCACATATCACCCTCACTCAGCAGCCAATCACAAGCAGCCCAGCTGATCAGAGCCCAACCATGTTTTTCTCTCATGGAGAAGTAGCCAGCATATGTGGCCGGTCCCCGCTCGGCAGGCGCCCCCCCGGGTTGGTAACCCAGCCATTAAGCTCACAAATGGTCAACCAGCAGCTGGTGATGGCTCAGTTTCTCAACCAGCAGTATGCTGTTAGCCGCATGCTAGCTGGCCAGGGTCTCTCACCGTCCCCACAGCAGTTTCTCAACCACCCGCCGGTAGTgattcctccccctcctccaatGGTTTTCTCCAAAGCCCCTGATTCCCAAGCCCCACAGCAGGCCCAGTGCTGCCCAGGAGGAGGCCCTGTAGCCGGGACGCAAACCCAGACATTGGCTGGGTCTTCTGTTGGGTCGTCAGACGTGCCATTTGAAATCTACCACTGTGTGAGGGAGGAACTGAAGAGAGCAGGCATCTCTCAAGCTGTCTTTGCACGAGTGGCCTTTAACAGGACCCAGGTACGGAAGTAAGGGGGTACGGAGACTGTGATCTGCATGAGAGGTGTTGAAAATTAGAAGGGGTTGCAACTGCTTGTGAGTGTtctgtgaatgtgtgtttgatGGTTGGCACATTGGCATGGCCTTTGCCGCAGTGCCCCCTCCCCCCTATGCATGTGTGtacgtgcgcgcgcgtgtgtgtgtgtgtgtgtgtgtttttttgccaGCTCTCTGCAGCATAAAGCTGGTGCCAGCACTGAAGCAGCTGCTGGGCCAACTAATCACAACCCCGTGGAGGGAAACTGTCTCCCTCTCTACCTCTTCTTCTGTTGTACTGTCCCTTCATCGTTCAACCTTTCCCTCTAAAAACCCCTtgaacagtttaaaaaaaaaaaatctttcccTTTTTTCTTCCATTGGTCTCCCTCATTTTGTTTCCATATCTCGCTTCTAACACTAAAATGCCACATAATCTGTGTCTATCATCTTACATTCACCACCACATCCACATAAAGGGGCTCAGAGGACAGGCTCAGcccattgttattattattattaccgtcATTATCATTTCCATCACAATAAGCAGAGCTAGCTATTATCCACCCCCATGTTCCCCACTGCCAAGTCCAAGGTGCTCCGGTGCCAGCCATACAAGTTGGGCATGATGCCAAGATGCCATATAGAAGTGATGGGAACATTTGTCATTTGGCGATTCACCTTAAAGCCGCCGTCTATTTGGAGGGAGGGGTTTGCTGGGTGGATCCAAAGATGATCCATGATTTGAATAAAAAGCCTCTTTCCTTGCTTTCCATTTCACTGCCAGCGTGAAATCTGATTTCTTGTCAGGACGGAAGCCCAACAATCAGCATGTTTAAAGGCTTTCCTGCATCCAAGCTCTACAGGCGAGTGCCGTGCGGCTCTGTATCATAGCTGTGAAACACTAAACCGCAGGAACTTGATAAGGTGCCTCTTTGAATGAGATCCAAAtatggatataaggagcttttcaAAAAAATCCTTGAGGCATATGAGAAACGTTGTGTTAGCCGCTTTAACATGAAACATATAGGCAGTTCTATATTTTCCTAAAATCTTAAACATTGATTTCAAGTGTTTTTTATTTGATGCACAAAAAAGGAATAAACAACAGCCTCAAGAtcatttagatcaggggtgtcaaactcaatttcatcgcgggccacatcagcattattgttgcactcaaagggccggttgtaactatataaatatacatataaatatataatatatataaaataatgtgttatattacattattgcctctgaattggattattatcggataggataatgacttagtaattaattacgtctgaaagcaaataattgcaagtctcttcagtgcgcatgtcacaaaacgagatgcattgtgggacatgtagtttatgggcaacctgattctgtaaagcggcatttaATCGTATAATACACGTATtacattctttgcaagctcttgcggggccacatcagatgaagtcgcgggccggatgtggcccccgggccttgagtttgacacccctgatttagataGATGGTTACTTTTTACACCAACTATCCATTTATTTGAATAGTAATCTGATTTACATCAATATGCCTGGATGCATTTGACATGTGAATTTATCATTTATTGTGTATTATTTCCCCTATACCAATCAATGAGTAacttgtgtgtttgcgtgtcttTACCAGGGTCTGCTGTCGGAGATTTTGCGGAAAGAGGAGGACCCTAACCACGCCTCCCAGTCTCTGCTGGTCAACCTGCGGGCCATGTACAGCTTCCTGCAGGTGCACGAGGCGGAGAGGGATCGCATCTACCTGGAGGAGAAAGACAGAACCTTGACTGGATTCATCCCAGGCTGCAATAACACGCCACCGAGATCCACACAGGTCAGCCTGCAGACAGGACATCAGTGGCACAAAGCTGCTGTGAAATGTTTGAACTGAATAGGGAAGTGGAAATAAAAGACAAAGAGTGCAAGACAATTCAAATGTACTGTAGGGATGAATCTTAATTTACCAAAGACAGGTAAAGGTCATAGTCAACAGCAAATCTAAATCATCACATCAGGGAGTCGTTGTTGAAGTTGTGAATGTCACAGACCCCTGACATACTGTACATCACATATTGCGAAAATAGATAAGAGTTGCCTGCTAACAGATGCCTTAACGACAAAAAGGATGCCGGTTTTTTTCTTCTTATGTCCCTACATTTTTCCAAATTGTAGTGCTGGAAAGGATGTACTGTATGAACCGTGTTGTGGCAGTAGGTTACTCTGACCCGACCAGCTTCCTCTCGAGCCATGTTTTTAATGAATCCTCCCTCATAGCTTATATTTCCATTCTGATATGTTCTGCTGCTGTGCTCTACGCTGCGGCTCCACCTCAGAACCTGGAGAGGTGCATGCATATATACATGAAGTTGCCAGCTGCTTCTCCTTCCAGGGAGGAGCTACATTCCCACTGAGCATCGTGTGCATTTGTTCATGTTTTCCACCCAGAGCACACCCCCTAGGGTTTGTTAAAGGACAGCATCCCTCACTGGCTTCCCATTTCCTAGTCAAAACCCACTTCTGATAAAGTAAATACGAAACAATGCTTTTTTAATTTAAGAGAAAAATAATGAAAATCTGTGTTGTTCCTCTCAGCTGTAATGATAAACATAAATATTCTGCTAACCCTCCCCCTCACT
This region includes:
- the satb1a gene encoding LOW QUALITY PROTEIN: DNA-binding protein SATB1a (The sequence of the model RefSeq protein was modified relative to this genomic sequence to represent the inferred CDS: deleted 4 bases in 4 codons) — encoded protein: MAALCNGAKKPEGSDLVVDPRPPPAKLARLEQNGAGPSTQERSCQGSPVAKNPCLSQKPTPLRPQSKSWHSKGSLLPVFCVVEHRENPLEVERKEEHAEFVLVKRDLLFNQLIEMALLTLGYSHSSAAQARGLIQVGRWNPVPLSCVTDAPDATVADMLQDLHHIITLKIQLHSCPKLEDLPPEQWSHSTVRNALKELLKDMNQSSLAKECPLSQSMISSIVNSTYYANVSAAKCHEFGRWYKHFKKTKCFKDIDSFSDQTAHITLTQQPITSSPADQSPTMFFSHGEVASICGRSPLGRRPPGLVTQPLSSQMVNQQLVMAQFLNQQYAVSRMLAGQGLSPSPQQFLNHPPVVIPPPPPMVFSKAPDSQAPQQAQCCPGGGPVAGTQTQTLAGSSVGSSDVPFEIYHCVREELKRAGISQAVFARVAFNRTQGLLSEILRKEEDPNHASQSLLVNLRAMYSFLQVHEAERDRIYLEEKDRTLTGFIPGCNNTPPRSTQARLSPVLGDRGLRTDSCVLNVSSSIYEDIQHEMKRAKVSQALFAKVSVSKSQGWLCELLRWKEDPNPDNRTLWENLCMIRRFLSLSQTERDAIYEQESSSTAQQHSDRLTLLSNDSTLYQRHSPLPQQHHLQPHQPLQPEAGPHLSPRQPCAASPAECEAGNNWGHVRGHLQGRGSSNGERGDSKDWVEGEVSIFGGDWGCTGRVGEKGMESKEQVRNGSVGEEGIGDIIRECKEEVKLTMKWPSVKDEERGEAGVCLEADSEVQGLKVSHEALGILQSFIQDVGLDPDEEAIHTLSAQLGLPKHTIQKFFNSQDHDRHPHHTQSPKLSQKHGCTDPNLSQTVIPAEEQEEEGDGRTEAELKEEQEENQTGRNEANGIDVFKDSDVGTQTISTMKEEHESYI